The Bacillota bacterium genome contains a region encoding:
- a CDS encoding site-specific DNA-methyltransferase, with protein sequence MGEAARCVRTTHSLCLWDARDMSRLRDDSVHLVVCSPPYWTLKEYRDVPGQLGHVEDYEEFLDQLDLVWRHCFRVLVKGGRLVIVVGDVCLSRKSNGRHMVVPLHASIQERCRRLGFDNLAPIIWHKITNASLEVQNGSSFMGKPYEPNAIIKNDIEYILMQRKPGAYRRPTPAARILSVIPEQAHKSWFSQIWSLPGASTTQHPAPYPLELAERLVRMFSFVGDTVLDPFMGTGTTNLAASLWGRNSIGFEIDPAYFKLARSRLAKYHHGLFPSAVIEENSPPAGCVSG encoded by the coding sequence ATGGGAGAGGCAGCACGCTGCGTGAGAACCACTCATTCACTCTGCCTCTGGGATGCCAGGGACATGAGCCGCCTGCGGGACGACAGCGTTCATCTGGTGGTGTGCTCTCCTCCCTACTGGACTCTAAAGGAATACAGGGATGTGCCTGGCCAGTTGGGACACGTGGAGGACTATGAGGAGTTCCTCGACCAGTTAGACCTGGTCTGGCGGCACTGCTTTAGGGTGCTCGTTAAGGGTGGTCGTCTGGTCATAGTGGTAGGCGATGTGTGCTTGTCGCGAAAGTCGAACGGCCGCCATATGGTTGTGCCGCTTCACGCCTCCATCCAGGAAAGGTGTCGACGGTTGGGCTTCGACAACCTCGCCCCCATCATATGGCATAAGATTACAAACGCTTCACTCGAAGTCCAGAATGGCTCGAGTTTCATGGGCAAGCCCTATGAGCCCAACGCCATCATAAAGAACGACATCGAGTACATACTCATGCAGCGGAAGCCCGGTGCGTACCGCAGGCCGACGCCGGCAGCAAGGATCCTCAGCGTGATTCCTGAACAGGCTCACAAGTCGTGGTTCAGTCAAATATGGAGCCTTCCCGGCGCATCGACGACCCAGCACCCAGCACCGTATCCCCTGGAACTTGCCGAGAGACTGGTTCGCATGTTCAGTTTCGTGGGTGACACGGTCCTGGATCCATTCATGGGAACCGGAACCACCAACCTTGCCGCAAGCCTGTGGGGACGGAACAGTATCGGCTTCGAGATCGACCCCGCGTACTTCAAGCTGGCCAGGTCACGCCTGGCGAAGTACCACCACGGCCTCTTCCCGAGTGCGGTCATCGAGGAGAACAGCCCTCCTGCCGGTTGTGTGTCCGGCTGA
- a CDS encoding ABC transporter permease — MFLLLGFVNAWRNLSRSAVALIGVALAAAVFTTSLSLAAGYPAGAQAEYRFVLGGDVLVLPARYWFADRGGALELAKADADLAFPLAYFYPGSFTRGFLAPPGMPGIVDTVDLARELGLGAAAGAGAGRAARGERTARVGQEVVPYWLLPARIIRQVMTPEGRTVQMGVPVALRGREVAKDLVWWPCQEMVLEGRYFTLEDEGQPVAVVFAGAGRLGETLTVRVPALRREGAEVRGDDRGSREFPLQVVGVLRLPRRLVTVSRGGDRPVTVPVSWQPGEIFVPARTLAGIYRHMTGEELDWAPAASVRLTSVAYLENVTSRLNRVDPRWVARSVPRLLAEAGSEGLVLPEEWRRGLSGFAYGGGQGFSALARGTPAPPPPPQPVLPVDPGGAGMYLMYAVAGMLVAVNMLVLVSGRQEEMGVLRALGARGHEILAMVLGECLAISLVGSGVAFGFIQLLATWNLVSNRVPLVQVAASTLDHLGRVLGLAALMAVVFGLIPAGRALRRSPVDLLKGL, encoded by the coding sequence ATGTTTCTCTTGCTGGGGTTCGTCAATGCCTGGCGCAATCTCTCCCGCAGCGCGGTTGCCCTCATCGGGGTGGCGCTGGCGGCGGCGGTGTTCACCACTTCCCTCTCGCTGGCGGCCGGCTATCCCGCCGGGGCGCAGGCGGAGTATCGTTTCGTCCTGGGAGGAGACGTCCTGGTGTTGCCGGCCCGGTACTGGTTTGCCGATCGGGGGGGAGCGCTGGAGCTGGCGAAGGCTGATGCCGACCTGGCCTTTCCCCTGGCGTACTTCTACCCTGGATCCTTCACGCGCGGGTTCCTGGCCCCGCCGGGAATGCCGGGGATCGTGGACACGGTCGATCTGGCGCGCGAGTTGGGCTTGGGCGCGGCGGCGGGCGCAGGCGCGGGCCGTGCCGCCCGCGGGGAGCGTACCGCCCGCGTGGGACAGGAGGTGGTGCCGTACTGGCTGCTTCCCGCCCGCATCATCCGCCAGGTGATGACCCCGGAGGGGCGGACGGTTCAGATGGGTGTCCCGGTGGCCCTGCGGGGAAGAGAAGTGGCGAAGGACCTGGTCTGGTGGCCGTGCCAGGAGATGGTGCTGGAGGGACGCTACTTCACGCTCGAAGACGAAGGGCAACCGGTGGCGGTTGTCTTCGCAGGGGCGGGGCGGCTGGGCGAGACCCTGACCGTGCGGGTACCTGCCCTGCGCCGGGAGGGTGCTGAGGTGCGGGGGGACGACCGGGGCTCACGGGAGTTCCCCCTGCAGGTGGTGGGGGTGCTCAGGCTCCCCCGTCGCCTGGTCACCGTGAGCCGTGGGGGAGACAGACCGGTGACCGTGCCCGTTTCCTGGCAGCCAGGCGAAATCTTCGTTCCCGCCCGCACCCTGGCCGGGATCTACCGCCACATGACCGGGGAGGAGCTGGACTGGGCGCCGGCCGCCTCGGTGCGACTCACCTCGGTGGCTTACCTGGAGAATGTGACCTCCCGGCTGAACCGGGTTGATCCCCGCTGGGTAGCCCGCAGCGTCCCCCGGCTGCTCGCGGAGGCAGGCAGCGAGGGGCTGGTGCTCCCCGAGGAGTGGCGGCGGGGCCTTAGCGGCTTCGCTTACGGCGGCGGGCAGGGCTTTTCTGCGCTGGCACGGGGGACGCCGGCTCCCCCACCCCCTCCCCAACCGGTGCTTCCCGTCGATCCGGGAGGGGCCGGCATGTACCTCATGTACGCGGTGGCGGGGATGCTGGTGGCGGTGAACATGCTGGTGCTGGTTTCGGGGCGGCAGGAGGAGATGGGGGTGCTGCGGGCCCTGGGCGCCCGCGGCCACGAGATCCTGGCCATGGTGCTGGGGGAATGCCTGGCGATAAGCCTGGTGGGCAGCGGGGTGGCCTTCGGTTTCATCCAGCTTCTGGCCACGTGGAACCTGGTGTCGAACCGGGTGCCCTTGGTTCAGGTGGCGGCAAGTACCCTGGACCACCTGGGGCGGGTGCTGGGGCTGGCTGCCCTCATGGCGGTGGTGTTCGGGCTCATCCCCGCCGGGCGGGCCCTGCGGCGGAGCCCCGTTGACCTGCTCAAGGGCCTCTGA
- a CDS encoding glutamate mutase L, which yields MTACVLALDVGSTTTKATLFREEGEGWQLAGQANAPTTVERPVEDVMVGVRESLRRLEQATGEILLDERGELIRPHQGDRGVNLAVATSSAGGGLQMLVAGVMREITAESAERAALGAGAIVVDVLAIDDGRTPVEKVHAIRNLRPDMVLLSGGTDGGGVSHVVALAESLRAARPRPRFGEGFRLPVVYAGNVRARPHVEEQLGADFLVSTVPNLRPVLEREEPEPARQEILRLFLEHVMQHAPGYPRLLEWTGGSILPTPVAAGHAVQRVAERLRSNVLAVDIGGATTDVFSVAGGAFHRTVSANLGLAYSSPHVFARASFANLVRWLPFSVSEDELRNWIGNKMIRPTLLPQTAEELMVEHALAREAMRLSFREHQRLARELKGVQMQRTIADIFSPRPSGAPVVEMRTVDAIVGSGGVISHAPRGQQALLMLLDGLEPEGITELYWDRGFLLPHLGALGDADPDMAMGLLDRTLVHVATIIAPVAPRARPTTQIAEMVIRRRGTVGREIIRQGDFRIFPWYRGEVLEVELRPARTVDVGEGPGKLVRARLEGGEYGVILDARGRPLSPPEDSMERRDWLLGIMQFLEAYPKSALDGLRAGAGR from the coding sequence ATGACCGCGTGCGTTTTGGCCCTGGACGTAGGGAGCACCACCACCAAGGCCACCCTCTTCCGGGAGGAGGGGGAAGGGTGGCAACTGGCCGGGCAGGCCAACGCCCCCACCACGGTGGAACGCCCGGTGGAGGACGTGATGGTGGGGGTGAGGGAGAGCCTCCGCCGCCTGGAGCAGGCTACGGGCGAGATCCTCCTGGACGAAAGAGGGGAGCTCATCCGGCCCCACCAGGGCGACCGGGGCGTGAACCTGGCCGTGGCCACCTCCAGCGCCGGGGGTGGCCTGCAGATGCTGGTGGCGGGGGTGATGCGCGAGATCACGGCCGAGAGCGCCGAACGGGCGGCCCTGGGGGCGGGGGCCATCGTGGTGGACGTGCTGGCCATCGACGACGGGCGCACCCCGGTGGAGAAGGTGCACGCCATCCGCAACCTGCGCCCGGACATGGTGCTGCTGTCGGGTGGGACCGATGGCGGCGGGGTGTCCCACGTGGTGGCCCTGGCTGAGTCCCTGCGGGCGGCCCGCCCCCGGCCCCGATTCGGGGAAGGGTTCCGCCTGCCGGTGGTGTACGCGGGGAACGTGCGCGCCCGGCCTCACGTGGAGGAGCAACTGGGTGCGGATTTCCTGGTTTCCACGGTGCCCAACCTGCGTCCCGTGCTGGAGAGGGAGGAACCGGAGCCGGCCCGGCAGGAGATCCTGCGCCTGTTCCTGGAGCACGTCATGCAGCATGCTCCCGGCTACCCCCGGTTGCTGGAGTGGACGGGGGGGAGCATCCTTCCCACTCCGGTGGCAGCGGGTCACGCCGTGCAGAGGGTGGCAGAGAGATTGCGCAGCAATGTGCTGGCGGTGGACATCGGAGGCGCCACCACCGACGTCTTCTCCGTGGCGGGGGGTGCCTTCCACCGCACCGTCTCCGCCAACCTGGGCCTGGCCTACAGCAGCCCGCACGTGTTCGCCCGGGCCAGCTTCGCCAACCTGGTCCGCTGGCTGCCCTTTTCCGTGTCCGAAGACGAGCTGCGCAACTGGATCGGCAACAAGATGATCCGTCCCACCCTGCTGCCCCAGACGGCGGAGGAGCTCATGGTGGAGCACGCCCTGGCCCGGGAGGCCATGCGCCTCTCCTTCCGCGAGCACCAGCGTCTGGCCAGGGAGCTCAAGGGCGTCCAGATGCAGCGCACCATTGCCGACATTTTCTCACCCCGGCCCTCGGGTGCCCCGGTGGTCGAGATGCGCACGGTGGACGCCATCGTGGGCTCGGGCGGCGTGATATCCCACGCTCCCCGGGGTCAGCAGGCCCTGCTCATGCTGCTGGACGGGCTGGAGCCGGAGGGGATCACCGAGCTTTACTGGGACCGGGGTTTCCTGCTTCCCCACCTGGGAGCCCTGGGGGATGCCGACCCGGACATGGCCATGGGCCTCCTGGACCGGACCCTGGTGCACGTGGCCACCATCATTGCCCCGGTGGCGCCGCGGGCGCGGCCCACCACCCAGATCGCGGAGATGGTGATCAGGCGGCGGGGTACCGTGGGCAGGGAAATCATCCGGCAGGGGGACTTCCGGATCTTCCCCTGGTACCGGGGAGAAGTGCTCGAGGTGGAGCTGCGTCCTGCCCGCACCGTGGACGTGGGCGAAGGACCGGGCAAGCTGGTGCGGGCCCGGTTGGAGGGGGGCGAGTACGGGGTTATCCTGGATGCCCGGGGACGGCCCCTGTCTCCTCCCGAAGATTCCATGGAGCGCCGCGACTGGCTGCTGGGGATCATGCAGTTCCTGGAGGCCTACCCCAAGAGTGCCCTGGACGGCCTGCGGGCCGGCGCCGGGCGGTAG